From Prochlorococcus marinus XMU1419, a single genomic window includes:
- the der gene encoding ribosome biogenesis GTPase Der: protein MILPTIAIIGRPNVGKSTLVNRLCQSNDAIVFDKPGVTRDRTYQNASWGGKEFQIVDTGGLVFDDDSEFLPEIRTQVFLALEEASLALLVVDGNQGVTDGDLSIAKWLRNSRCKTIVAVNKCESTTLGISLASEFWKLGLGEPNPVSAIHGSGTGDLLDLVIGELPENNIQDDEEKIMMSIIGRPNVGKSSLLNSICGEKRAIVSDISGTTTDSIDTLIKKGDNHWKIIDTAGIRRKKNVKYGTEFFGINRAFKSIDRSDVCVLVIDAIDGVTDQDQKLAGRIEEQGRACIIVVNKWDLVEKNSATIYQVEKELRSKLYFLHWSKMIFISALTGQRVDNIFEHALNAVNQHRRRVTTSVVNEVLKESISWKSPPTKRSGKQGRLYYGTQVKNKPPTFTLFVNDPKLFGITYRRYIEKQIRVNLGFEGTPLILLWRGKQQRALNKEVERENIELIQKD from the coding sequence TTGATTCTTCCTACAATAGCAATTATCGGAAGACCGAACGTTGGGAAATCTACCTTAGTTAATCGTCTTTGCCAAAGTAATGATGCAATAGTATTTGATAAGCCTGGTGTTACAAGAGATAGAACTTATCAAAATGCTTCATGGGGAGGTAAGGAATTTCAAATAGTTGATACTGGAGGTTTAGTTTTTGATGATGATAGTGAATTTCTTCCAGAGATAAGGACACAAGTTTTCTTGGCTCTAGAAGAGGCTTCACTAGCATTACTGGTGGTAGATGGGAATCAAGGCGTTACTGATGGTGATTTGTCAATAGCAAAATGGTTAAGAAACTCGAGATGTAAAACAATTGTTGCTGTTAATAAATGCGAATCGACTACTCTAGGAATATCACTAGCTTCGGAGTTCTGGAAATTAGGATTGGGCGAACCTAACCCTGTTTCGGCTATCCATGGTTCAGGCACTGGAGATCTTTTAGATCTCGTTATTGGCGAACTTCCTGAAAATAATATCCAGGATGATGAAGAAAAGATAATGATGTCGATTATTGGTAGGCCTAATGTTGGTAAATCTAGTTTATTAAATTCAATCTGTGGAGAAAAAAGAGCAATAGTTAGTGATATTAGTGGTACGACAACTGATTCAATAGATACTCTTATAAAAAAAGGTGATAATCATTGGAAAATTATTGATACTGCAGGGATTAGAAGAAAGAAAAATGTTAAATATGGCACTGAATTCTTTGGTATTAATAGGGCTTTTAAATCTATAGATAGAAGTGATGTTTGTGTTTTAGTTATAGATGCTATAGATGGAGTGACTGACCAAGACCAAAAGCTGGCTGGACGCATAGAAGAACAAGGCAGAGCTTGTATAATTGTTGTTAATAAATGGGACCTTGTAGAAAAAAATAGTGCAACAATTTATCAAGTAGAAAAAGAACTTAGATCTAAACTTTATTTTTTGCACTGGTCAAAAATGATTTTTATATCTGCCCTAACTGGTCAAAGAGTTGATAATATTTTTGAGCATGCTCTTAATGCTGTAAATCAACACAGAAGAAGAGTTACAACATCCGTAGTTAATGAAGTACTTAAAGAATCAATCAGTTGGAAAAGTCCTCCAACGAAGAGAAGCGGCAAGCAAGGTAGGCTTTATTACGGTACTCAAGTTAAGAACAAACCTCCCACTTTTACACTTTTTGTAAATGACCCTAAATTATTTGGAATAACTTATAGAAGATATATTGAAAAACAAATTAGAGTAAATTTAGGCTTTGAAGGCACACCTCTCATTTTACTTTGGAGAGGAAAACAGCAAAGAGCTTTAAATAAAGAAGTCGAAAGAGAAAATATTGAGTTAATTCAAAAAGATTAA
- a CDS encoding energy-coupling factor transporter transmembrane component T family protein produces MNLLTKFSVGQYVHGNRSWLRIIDSRLKIIIVMIFLITPIWAGPIWRLGLVVSLLLITFLSLLPSRVWWRSLFFLSCLSLLIGFISILASSDIQSLDGYLRNPNELQVVLESQKEWNILQIPSQKIWFINLGPYNLSRKALELGIKTSTLIFTVIHSVNLMLLTTLQEDIVWGLSWFMYPFRKIGLPTSKWLFQLLIALRFIPLVQEELQNIIKSASVRSINFRNLGLKKSFNVLLILVERLFQNIFLRIDYGAESLLSKKKIIIKTNRFRTLYPSKALNVIVNTLSICFICIAIFLRKLYGAL; encoded by the coding sequence ATGAATTTGCTAACCAAATTTTCTGTTGGTCAATACGTTCATGGTAATAGAAGTTGGCTAAGAATTATAGATAGTAGATTAAAAATAATTATCGTAATGATATTTTTAATCACACCAATTTGGGCAGGTCCAATATGGAGATTGGGTTTAGTTGTTTCTTTACTATTAATTACTTTTTTAAGTTTATTGCCATCTAGAGTATGGTGGCGATCATTATTTTTTCTCTCATGTTTATCATTATTAATTGGATTTATATCAATACTTGCCTCATCTGATATTCAATCTCTTGATGGCTACTTAAGAAATCCCAATGAGTTGCAAGTAGTACTGGAAAGCCAAAAAGAATGGAATATTTTGCAAATTCCTTCGCAGAAGATATGGTTTATTAATCTTGGCCCCTACAATTTATCAAGAAAAGCCTTAGAACTAGGAATAAAAACCTCCACTTTGATATTTACCGTTATTCATAGTGTGAATTTGATGCTTTTAACCACATTGCAGGAAGACATTGTATGGGGATTAAGTTGGTTTATGTATCCATTTAGGAAGATTGGATTGCCAACTAGTAAGTGGCTTTTTCAGTTGTTAATTGCATTACGTTTTATTCCTCTAGTGCAGGAAGAACTTCAAAATATCATTAAATCAGCGTCAGTTAGATCAATAAATTTTCGAAATTTAGGATTGAAGAAATCGTTTAATGTTTTATTAATATTAGTGGAAAGGTTATTTCAAAATATATTTCTGAGAATTGATTATGGAGCAGAATCATTACTCTCAAAGAAAAAAATTATTATAAAAACTAACAGATTTAGAACTCTTTATCCTTCAAAAGCTCTCAATGTAATTGTTAATACATTATCGATTTGTTTTATTTGCATAGCAATTTTTCTTAGAAAACTGTATGGTGCATTATAA
- a CDS encoding PII-interacting protein PipX family protein, producing the protein MSSERYLNHPTFGMLYQVSPGNDGRDIYATLYAQKMFFLVEVRQREVFFEVIPYLDARNQAELNLQKARRKGSEELSKWENLFTQTFL; encoded by the coding sequence TTGAGTTCTGAGCGTTATTTAAACCATCCAACATTTGGTATGTTATATCAAGTTTCTCCTGGAAATGATGGGAGAGATATTTATGCGACTTTATACGCTCAAAAAATGTTTTTCTTGGTAGAGGTTCGGCAGAGAGAAGTTTTTTTTGAAGTTATACCTTATTTGGATGCCCGCAATCAGGCCGAATTAAACCTTCAAAAAGCAAGAAGAAAAGGATCTGAAGAACTATCTAAATGGGAGAATTTATTTACGCAAACTTTCTTATAA
- a CDS encoding YggS family pyridoxal phosphate-dependent enzyme — translation MNPENYLKIRNKIPSNVNILAVSKGFKSQEIKTIQNIGQNDFGESRVQEAFEKQLTLKDLKQINWHFIGRIQSNKIRKIVQNFKYIHSVDSFEKLQKISNISREEKKNPLIMLQVKLSDDPTKGGFNPEFLILKWREIQDLKNISLTGLMTINPKGLSSKENSGLFKKCRALADSLQLPDCSMGMSGDWEEAIDAGSTWLRLGSLIFGGRS, via the coding sequence GTGAACCCTGAAAATTATTTAAAAATAAGAAATAAGATACCATCAAATGTAAATATTCTTGCGGTAAGTAAAGGATTTAAAAGTCAAGAAATCAAGACTATTCAAAATATAGGTCAGAACGATTTTGGTGAAAGTAGGGTTCAAGAGGCGTTTGAAAAACAATTAACCTTAAAAGATCTTAAACAAATAAATTGGCACTTTATTGGAAGAATACAAAGTAATAAAATAAGAAAAATAGTTCAAAATTTTAAATACATTCATTCAGTAGATTCATTTGAAAAGTTGCAAAAGATTTCCAATATTTCACGTGAGGAAAAGAAAAATCCATTAATAATGTTGCAGGTTAAGTTGAGTGATGATCCTACTAAAGGAGGATTTAATCCTGAATTTTTAATTTTGAAATGGAGAGAAATTCAAGATTTGAAAAATATTTCTTTAACCGGTTTGATGACTATAAATCCTAAAGGACTTAGCTCTAAAGAAAATTCAGGGTTGTTCAAAAAATGTCGAGCTCTTGCTGATTCACTGCAACTACCAGATTGTTCCATGGGGATGTCAGGTGATTGGGAGGAAGCTATTGACGCTGGATCAACTTGGTTAAGATTAGGATCATTGATTTTTGGAGGTAGATCTTAA
- a CDS encoding cell division protein SepF: MSLISKLKAVVAGDEYLDDDFDELDYPSEDELNGINNFKQHPKNANALANSNPFDFMNNNRSSKVVGMPGISNSSSEVSLMEPRSFDEMPQAIQALRERKTVILNLTMMDPDQAQRAVDFIAGGTYAIDGHQERVGESIFLFAPSCVNVTSSSPEEASPSSGSIENTPQYSLGKNTTPEPAWGDSKLSAYS; encoded by the coding sequence GTGTCACTTATTTCTAAATTAAAGGCAGTTGTTGCAGGGGATGAGTATCTCGATGATGATTTTGATGAGTTGGATTATCCTTCAGAGGATGAATTAAATGGTATTAATAATTTCAAACAACATCCAAAGAATGCAAATGCCCTTGCAAATTCAAATCCATTTGATTTTATGAATAACAACAGATCATCAAAAGTAGTTGGTATGCCTGGGATCTCAAATTCGTCCTCAGAAGTAAGCTTAATGGAACCAAGAAGTTTTGATGAGATGCCTCAAGCTATACAAGCATTAAGAGAGAGAAAAACTGTAATTCTCAATTTAACTATGATGGATCCTGATCAAGCTCAAAGAGCGGTAGATTTCATTGCTGGGGGCACATATGCAATTGATGGACATCAAGAGAGAGTTGGTGAAAGTATTTTTCTTTTTGCTCCAAGTTGTGTAAATGTAACTAGTTCTTCCCCAGAAGAAGCTTCTCCTTCCTCTGGGTCTATAGAAAACACACCACAATATAGTTTGGGCAAAAATACTACTCCTGAACCAGCATGGGGTGATTCTAAATTAAGTGCTTATTCATGA
- the proC gene encoding pyrroline-5-carboxylate reductase, with protein MTDKIAIIGFGNIASAIVTPLLDNELIQPENVFCVVNTEKSLENIKKNYKHKINVYKSGSKESKIIWDCKYKLLSIKPQQLKDISEAHHIKNKDNLIVSILAGVSINRLSQKFPNHKCVRVVTNIPITIGKGLTGISWGEEITEDQKQFTKKLFENTSKIYEFTEDYLDIFLALTSSGPAVIALIIEALSDGGLSGGLPKIISEELVMEMILGTICLIKENKLSTSELKNLVTSPGGTTISALRVLEKKSVRSALIESIVSASNRSKEFR; from the coding sequence GTGACAGATAAAATTGCGATTATTGGTTTTGGAAATATTGCAAGTGCTATAGTTACCCCTCTTTTAGATAACGAATTAATTCAGCCAGAGAATGTTTTTTGTGTTGTAAATACAGAAAAAAGTTTAGAAAACATAAAAAAAAATTATAAACATAAAATAAACGTTTATAAATCAGGTTCTAAAGAGTCAAAAATAATTTGGGATTGTAAATATAAACTTCTTTCGATAAAACCTCAACAATTAAAAGATATAAGTGAGGCCCATCATATAAAAAACAAGGACAATTTAATAGTTTCAATTCTTGCGGGGGTTTCTATAAATAGACTTTCTCAAAAGTTTCCTAATCATAAATGTGTGAGAGTGGTTACCAATATTCCAATAACTATTGGAAAAGGTTTAACAGGGATTTCTTGGGGAGAAGAAATTACAGAAGATCAGAAACAATTTACAAAAAAATTATTTGAAAATACTAGTAAAATTTATGAATTTACTGAAGACTACCTTGATATATTTTTAGCTTTAACTTCATCAGGTCCTGCAGTTATTGCTTTGATTATAGAAGCATTAAGTGATGGAGGATTAAGCGGGGGATTACCAAAAATAATTTCAGAGGAACTTGTTATGGAAATGATACTAGGCACTATTTGTTTAATAAAGGAAAATAAACTTTCTACTTCTGAGCTTAAAAATTTAGTAACCTCTCCAGGTGGAACAACTATTTCTGCTTTAAGGGTATTAGAAAAA